The Quercus lobata isolate SW786 chromosome 4, ValleyOak3.0 Primary Assembly, whole genome shotgun sequence genome segment GGTTGACCAATTATTTGCTAATAGTCATTCTCATGGTCCATTATTTTATTGACCTTATGTTAGAGTAGTTGCACAGAAGAATTTAATTGGTCTTGCATACAAAGTGTAAGCTTTGACTTGGATGATTGCATTATTCAGTAAACAATTTAGACTTCTTGGTGGCAAAGAAGTACTAGaagattattatttaaatttaatgaaaGACTATACATGCATCAAGGATCACTAGCTACAACGAGGGGGATTTGAACTGTTATGCCATTGTCATTGAGCTACAAAATTCTTGGCGACTAATATGCTATTACAAGGTTAACAAAAGACATTATAAATCCATGTGTTTTGGTTGTGCAATAAAGTTTACCTTGTCCATTACCTTGTATTTAGGCCTTAAATGTCAGATAGAATATACATTGATCTCATATGCTTGGTTGGGAATCCAAATAGTCTTTTAAACTTGAAAATCATCACTGTGTTCTATGGGGATAGCCCTTTTGTTATCACAAgttccttctctttttatttttctattcccTTGCTTCACTGTTTTTTCATTTCATAGTTAAATCACATtgttttttaccaattttttttttctttttttgggaattgGTTTGATTTGGTGTTGGTTTTGGTAGTAATGGAGGAGTAGTTTATACTAAGAGTTTCGCCTTTTGTTGCAAAGCGACTAGATTGCCTCTtgagtgaaaatgaaaatacttCATTTTCAGAAGACAAGTCATAGGATTTGTCATTTTCAGGTGAGAATGTGCACTCCTTGATCAAACTTACTTTGCAAAACTATTTTGTGATattcctaaaaagaaaaatttgacgACAATGTCTAAAGCAAGAAGATGATGCATTAAGATTGCTCTGCATTCACAGATCCATTTTATGTCCTTAATGCGTAGTTCCATTCATCTACTTGTTGaaagccttatttttattgtttgatatTACTTATTATGATGAAGAGGGGttttttgtgagtttaaattattaaggaaaaaaatgtatatCTTCCAATATTAGAGAGTGAGATGAGGACAAACAAAGCAAATGTTTTGTTTGTAAGGTCATAAGTTTCATCATATCAACTATACTGTAGTCCTTATTTCACTTCCATAATGAACCCTTAGTCTTAATTTTACCGCAAAGTATAATCATTCAACTTATTGTAGAAGTTGACTCTCTATGACAAGGAAGAAATTATTTCCCTAATAGGTCACATACTTGAAGATGAAAAAACTAATGGAATAATTATatcctcttaaaaaaaaaaaaaaataaataaaacttataacTCATTGTTATAGTTGGAGGGAGCTTATGAACCACATTatgttaataattttctttataaaaaatagtttttttttcttactttttttcttgaaatattatCTTTTCTATTTACATTCTTTGTTTCCATATGGTTATAAACAACaatcatttatcaaaaaattaatcagaaaattaaaaattgtgcCCCTAAGCTAGTTAGAATAACTTACTAACTTTAGTTTGATGGGGAGTCTCCTCAAGAATGAGTTGTAGCCATTTGTTGATTCTattcttagcctttttcttaGTATTCTTGTATGTcttcatttttgaattcttgtaattttttatagaatGTGATTGTGActgtttggaattttatttgtGCAGTTTGAGAATTTGTCATTTGAGGTATTTATGTAGGCATCTATTGATTGCTTTTGAAGGAATTGTTGGTTACGAAGAGAGCTTCAAAGAAGACACTATTTCTATAAGGTATGTTACTACATAAATTAGTTTCCCTAAACATTTGACAATTAGGTTCCATTACATGctacactactttttttttttgttgttgtaaagGCTACACTACATATTAACATATAACCACATCTACAAAGCAACAAGTTTTAGGCTAAAAATGTTTTCTCCACCTAATGAACCACCACATGAGATGATTGACTCAACGCCCCTTTCAAATGAGCAAGGAGGCTTTAGTGTATCTTGCAAGTGCAAGTGTAATTTTTCATGTAGATATCTTTTTCATCTTATAGACTTTGAAGAAATATCTTTTTCAAGAATCATGCATTTTATCATGAGTTTGGTTTGCACTGTTTTGATGGATTTTAAACTTATGGAAAAAGATGTTTCCTAGTAAGGGTTAGTGGGGATGATTGGATTGGTTGAGCCTTGGAGCCACTTCATATTAGGTTTTTCTTAGTGCAATCTTGATGATGTAAAAGCCTAAAAGGGGTTGTGCTCATGGCATCAACAGTGACATTGAATTGTGTTCAGgtcatgaaattttaattttaggctATGGGTCACAAAacctctctaaatttttttgaccaTTGTTTCCCTTGCAGAGCTTCCTCCATGACCTTTGCTCGAGAAACTTGCAAAGGAACTTCGCCATTGATTGGTTCTTTTCATCATTCTCTCTATGATTTCATGGAAGCGCACATGTCCATATGCATTAATGAGATGATGAAGAGGGGAGATATATTTCATTGCAACAAGTTTCAGCTTGGTTGCATATCTTCATGAGGAATTTGTTATCATTTGATTAGTATTTGAGTGAATAGATTGGAGCTTTTATTATGTATATGATATTGAACTTGAATATTATTTTCCCTTATTAGTAGTTATTGATTGAGcagtttttttttgcttatatgagtatttgtgattgaaaattttttatgtgctTAGGATTGTGCTTTGTTATTACCCAACAGGTACCCATGTAAAATTCAGaatgtaaattttaaagaaaaaaaaatgtaaaatattattagcGACGACAATGTCATCgctaatattttatcatatcatTAATGATGACAAACAATATTATCGCTAATATGCAATTTTTAGTGATGACATGTTTGTGGTCACTTATATATCGTTATCCGTGACGACAACAAGCGTTGTCGCTAGTAATGATATAT includes the following:
- the LOC115985198 gene encoding uncharacterized protein LOC115985198 — translated: MEDYEFLRICHLRYLCRHLLIAFEGIVGYEESFKEDTISIRASSMTFARETCKGTSPLIGSFHHSLYDFMEAHMSICINEMMKRGDIFHCNKFQLGCISS